One genomic segment of Brevibacillus laterosporus LMG 15441 includes these proteins:
- the yqfC gene encoding sporulation protein YqfC, whose translation MKKWSRRLRRMAVGVLDLPQDVVLEVPRITMIGHLQMYIENHRGVLQFSENELRLLLTNGQLLVIGEQLVIRAILKEEVLLEGRIGKITFIQNT comes from the coding sequence ATGAAGAAATGGAGCCGCCGACTGCGCCGAATGGCTGTGGGCGTGTTGGATTTACCTCAGGACGTGGTACTTGAAGTCCCGAGAATTACGATGATTGGTCATTTGCAAATGTATATAGAAAACCATCGAGGTGTCCTGCAATTTAGTGAGAACGAGCTTCGTTTATTACTTACAAACGGACAATTGCTTGTCATAGGGGAACAACTGGTGATTCGTGCTATTTTGAAGGAAGAAGTGTTGTTGGAGGGGAGAATCGGCAAGATAACATTCATTCAAAATACGTGA
- the yqfD gene encoding sporulation protein YqfD, whose amino-acid sequence MRNVIKEWYEGHITVTIRGKRFERLINLAVRENILMWNIKRLGPELGQCEMMIADFYRLRPFLKETGCRVHVTSRQGLPFLLLRMRMRSGFVAGIFIFLLGLYMLSTFVWQVEVQGTHNISPYQVTQAAEKVGLRAGAWKLKMGDPQELQRRILGYIPEASWVGVELNGTKAIIQVVEKVDPEKIVAHEPKHVVAKKKAVIHSIFAETGKTMVKANQYVDKDQILISGIIGNEERQSIVAARGQVTGEVWYRSDVTVPLIQNQLLYTGEKQKQHFLIFGSSAVRLWPFEIKSYKHARKTEKRFQAAFFDYQLPFGWKTEIDRELEPKVIRMSDRDALEVAKHFAKADILKRAGEDAKIKEEKVLHVKQENGKVYVSIYFSVIENIAMDQPIVATPPALEDTPN is encoded by the coding sequence ATGCGAAACGTAATAAAAGAATGGTACGAGGGTCATATAACAGTAACGATTCGCGGCAAACGGTTTGAACGTCTTATCAACCTAGCCGTCCGCGAAAACATTTTAATGTGGAATATCAAGCGCTTAGGGCCTGAGTTAGGACAGTGTGAGATGATGATTGCCGATTTCTATCGGCTTCGTCCCTTCTTAAAGGAGACAGGCTGCCGGGTGCATGTGACGAGTCGACAAGGCTTACCGTTTTTGTTGTTACGAATGCGAATGAGGAGCGGATTTGTTGCAGGTATTTTTATTTTTCTACTCGGATTGTACATGCTCTCTACGTTTGTATGGCAAGTCGAGGTGCAAGGAACGCATAATATTTCGCCGTATCAGGTGACACAGGCAGCCGAGAAGGTAGGGTTAAGAGCAGGTGCGTGGAAATTAAAAATGGGAGACCCCCAAGAGTTGCAGCGCCGTATTTTGGGGTATATTCCAGAAGCCTCATGGGTAGGTGTTGAGTTAAATGGTACAAAGGCCATTATTCAAGTCGTTGAAAAGGTTGATCCGGAAAAGATTGTTGCGCACGAACCTAAACACGTTGTGGCAAAGAAAAAAGCGGTCATTCACAGTATTTTTGCTGAAACAGGTAAGACTATGGTTAAAGCGAATCAGTATGTTGATAAAGACCAGATTTTAATTTCAGGTATTATTGGTAATGAGGAGCGCCAATCGATCGTTGCTGCCCGGGGACAAGTGACAGGAGAGGTCTGGTATCGTTCTGATGTGACCGTCCCCTTAATCCAGAACCAGCTTCTTTATACAGGTGAAAAACAGAAGCAGCACTTTTTGATTTTTGGATCATCGGCAGTACGTCTTTGGCCGTTTGAAATCAAGTCGTACAAGCATGCTCGTAAAACAGAGAAACGTTTTCAAGCGGCTTTTTTTGACTATCAATTGCCGTTTGGCTGGAAGACAGAAATTGATCGAGAGCTGGAGCCTAAGGTTATCCGAATGAGCGATCGGGACGCTTTAGAGGTAGCCAAACATTTTGCAAAAGCAGATATCTTGAAACGAGCTGGAGAAGATGCGAAGATAAAAGAAGAAAAAGTTTTGCACGTAAAACAAGAGAATGGTAAAGTTTATGTAAGTATCTATTTTTCCGTCATCGAAAATATAGCGATGGACCAACCGATTGTTGCTACGCCACCCGCACTAGAAGACACACCAAACTAA
- a CDS encoding PhoH family protein: MQVQEEVVIQFADAQEALLLFGPHDSYLKKIEEKTSAQIGTRTGAFVISGEKAEVDKLATLFDTLLQLIRRGITLSERDVYYAMQLTEKGEEQELLHLYEEEVARSHRGKLVRAKTLGQRHYLSAIKRNDIVFGIGPAGTGKTYLAVVMAVQALKNGRVKRIVLTRPAVEAGESLGFLPGDLQEKVDPYLRPLYDALYDMLGTEQVSKMMERGIIEVAPLAYMRGRTLEDSFIILDEAQNTTPEQMKMFLTRLGFGSKMVITGDVTQIDLPKGKKSGLREAERILSVITDIAFIEFQDTDVVRHSLVQKIITAYSKEEQQI; the protein is encoded by the coding sequence TTGCAAGTACAAGAAGAAGTAGTGATCCAGTTTGCAGATGCACAGGAAGCATTGCTTTTGTTTGGACCTCATGATTCCTATTTAAAAAAGATCGAAGAAAAAACATCAGCTCAGATAGGAACCCGCACCGGCGCATTCGTCATCAGTGGGGAAAAGGCAGAAGTCGACAAGCTGGCTACGCTATTTGATACTTTATTGCAGCTGATCCGCAGGGGGATTACATTATCAGAACGTGATGTATACTATGCGATGCAGCTAACAGAAAAAGGAGAAGAGCAAGAGCTTCTGCATCTTTATGAAGAAGAGGTAGCACGTTCTCACCGCGGTAAACTAGTCCGCGCTAAAACCTTAGGGCAACGCCATTATTTGTCTGCAATTAAACGAAATGATATCGTGTTTGGGATTGGTCCTGCTGGTACTGGTAAAACATATCTAGCGGTTGTAATGGCCGTACAGGCCCTTAAAAACGGTCGAGTAAAACGAATTGTTCTCACGCGCCCAGCAGTGGAAGCAGGCGAAAGCCTTGGCTTTTTACCAGGCGATTTGCAAGAAAAGGTAGACCCGTACCTACGGCCGCTCTATGATGCTTTGTATGATATGTTAGGAACCGAACAGGTTAGTAAAATGATGGAACGAGGCATCATCGAGGTAGCTCCGCTTGCTTATATGAGGGGGCGTACATTAGAAGACAGCTTTATTATTCTGGATGAAGCACAAAATACTACACCAGAACAAATGAAAATGTTCTTGACGCGCTTGGGTTTTGGCTCCAAAATGGTCATCACGGGGGATGTAACCCAAATTGACCTGCCAAAAGGCAAAAAGTCTGGGCTGAGAGAAGCAGAGCGCATTCTTTCCGTTATTACTGATATTGCTTTTATTGAATTTCAGGATACAGATGTTGTGCGTCATAGCTTGGTTCAAAAAATCATTACAGCGTATTCCAAAGAGGAGCAGCAGATCTAG
- the ybeY gene encoding rRNA maturation RNase YbeY, which yields MLTIEIVNEQDEEITQEHQQLIENCLQKAAQFEEIKGEVVITLVNNERIHELNRDYRGVDRPTDVLSFALNEEGEGDMEIFVEESEFDDYPNMLGDIIISIPRTKEQAQDYGHSFERELGFLAVHGFLHLIGYDHGTPEEEKDMFTRQENILQEVGLTR from the coding sequence TTGCTGACGATTGAAATTGTAAATGAGCAAGACGAAGAAATTACGCAAGAGCACCAACAGCTTATTGAAAATTGCTTGCAAAAAGCGGCCCAATTTGAAGAAATTAAGGGTGAAGTAGTTATCACACTTGTTAACAATGAACGTATCCATGAGCTGAATCGCGATTATCGTGGAGTGGATCGCCCCACTGACGTGCTATCGTTTGCGCTGAATGAAGAGGGCGAGGGGGACATGGAGATCTTTGTGGAAGAAAGTGAATTTGATGATTATCCAAATATGCTAGGCGATATCATCATCTCCATCCCGCGAACAAAAGAACAAGCACAGGATTATGGCCATTCTTTTGAACGGGAGCTTGGTTTTCTAGCAGTGCATGGATTTTTGCATCTGATTGGCTATGACCATGGGACACCTGAGGAAGAAAAAGACATG